A region of the Scatophagus argus isolate fScaArg1 chromosome 14, fScaArg1.pri, whole genome shotgun sequence genome:
ATGACCCTCACTTGTATGAAAGTATTTCAACAATatttacttttactgaagtataAATTTTGGGCACTCCACAACAGAATGGCCCTTTCCAgaattaattatattttcatatttgattaTACTtactgatgcattcatgtgtacATTTCTTGCGCCTGGTAAATGAGGGGGAAATTAATGCTTAATAATTTTGTGCAACTGTTTGGTGGCTTCTGAATTTCGCTTCGGGAATCATCAAAGCTTTACCTTTTTGTAACATAGAACAATATtcataaattatttattaattgcaGTTTGTATAAATTCTGTGAATCCGCACGACTGAGTCCACATAGTCCGCaaatgtaatggagtaaaaacacaacatttgccGCTGAGTTAAAACATAAAGTAAATGGAAATGCTCAGGTACAATATAAGTATCTAAACACTGTACACGAGTACAGTACGTGAGTAgaaattgttatttttctccGCCGCTACTGGAAACTTCTAATTGATTAAAAGAGGCGATGTGAGAATAAAGAACCATAACTTCCTCTTATTCACTTCCGCATGCCGAAGAAGACGGTTTCATATTAACCAATAGAAATCTTTACATGTGACCACGGAAACCAATCGGATTCAGCAGAAGCTTCCCGCCTGAAAGAGAGTATAAAAAGCCCCACCCTCCAAAACTCATCAGTCGCTTCTTACCTCGTACTCATAAAGGACGGTCTGTGAGAGCCAGTTTCATCTCTTCCACTTCATCAGAATTCATACAGACTTCACATCTTCAGGAAACATGGTGAGTACGAAAATACTGTTttacttcacttcactttcacgTTTTAAATTGTGTTAGCAGGTGGCAACCAAGCTTAAGCTAACCACAAACGGTTACGTGAtagctttgtttaaaaaatgagatGGCAGGTGGTTAGATCTTGCATTAGTTTTAGAGAAGTCCTAAACTTGGGAAGATTAGCTTGTCTGTTTATTCATAATTTTTACAAGAACTGCTAAAGACCATTTTCCAGTTAGCCAAGCTTAGTACAACACcaactttttcctcttttgttgtCGCTTCCCCAGCGTGAGTGTATCTCAGTGCACGTTGGTCAGGCTGGCGTACAGATCGGCAATGCCTGCTGGGAGCTTTACTGTCTGGAACACGGGATCCAGCCGGATGGACAGATGCCCAGTGACAAGACCATTGGAGGAGGAGATGACTCCTTCAACACCTTCTTCAGTGAGACGGGAGCCGGAAAGCATGTCCCCAGAGCTGTTTTTGTGGACCTGGAGCCCAGTGTCATTGGTAAACCATTGTTACATAAGCAAATATTATACTGAgtgtttttccccctcagtcAGTCAAACCCTCCTATAATTTATGCTAATCCCCTTTAGATGAGGTGCGCACTGGGACCTACCGCCAGCTGTTCCACCCCGAGCAGCTGATCACTGGCAAGGAGGATGCAGCCAACAACTACGCCCGTGGACACTACACCATCGGCAAAGAGCTCATTGACCAGGTGCTGGACAGGATGCGCAAACTGGTGGGTAAATTCACAATAGGACAAGCTTAAAATTCAGCTTCAGAATAGGACATGAAATGACATATGTGGCCATtgcctctccctctgtgtccacAGGCTGATCAGTGCACTGGTCTTCAAGGCTTCCTGGTTTTCCACAGCTTTGGAGGTGGCACCGGCTCCGGTTTCACCTCTCTGCTGATGGAGCGTCTGTCTGTGGACTACGGCAAGAAGTCCAAGCTGGAGTTCTCCGTCTACCCAGCTCCCCAGGTGTCCACTGCTGTGGTGGAGCCCTACAACTCCATCCTGACCACCCACACCACCCTGGAACACTCTGACTGTGCCTTCATGGTGGATAACGAGGCCATCTACGATATCTGCCGTAGGAACCTCGACATCGAGCGTCCCACTTACACCAACCTGAACAGGCTGATCAGCCAGATTGTGTCCTCCATCACTGCCTCCCTTCGTTTCGACGGTGCCCTTAATGTCGATCTGACGGAGTTCCAGACCAATCTGGTGCCATATCCTCGTATCCACTTCCCTCTGGCCACCTACGCCCCCGTCATCTCTGCTGAGAAGGCTTACCACGAGCAGTTAACGGTGGCAGAGATCACCAACGCCTGCTTCGAGCCGGCCAACCAGATGGTGAAGTGCGACCCTCGCCACGGCAAGTACATGGCTTGCTGCCTTTTGTATCGTGGCGACGTGGTGCCCAAAGATGTGAATGCTGCCATCGCCACCATCAAGACCAAGCGCACCATCCAGTTTGTGGACTGGTGCCCCACTGGCTTCAAGGTTGGCATCAACTACCAGCCACCCACTGTAGTTCCTGGTGGAGACCTGGCCAAGGTCCAGAGGGCTGTGTGTATGCTGAGCAACACCACTGCTATCGCAGAGGCCTGGGCTCGACTCGACCACAAGTTTGATCTGATGTACGCCAAGCGCGCCTTCGTTCACTGGTATGTGGGTGAGGgcatggaggagggagagttctCTGAGGCACGAGAGGACATGGCAGCTCTGGAGAAGGATTATGAGGAGGTCGGAGTCGACTCtgttgagggtgagggagaggaagaaggagaggagtATTGAAATGAACGTAAAGGTCTTAAACAGGAAATAACTACAATGTGCTCTAAAGAGAGATGATTATCAGTTTGTCTCTTTCTAAATAAAATTCCTGTGGTCCAGTTTTTGTCTGTGATTAATTCAACCTATATgtaaactgtgtgcaacgtcCTAATAAATGTCGAAATTATAAGTTTTAGTTAttccatttaattaaattgtttgACTTGCTTAATGAATTATAACTTAAAGCAtttaaatatttcctttctGGGTCCACAACTGCAGTCCGATgagttttatattattatttaggATTCCTGATTTATGCAGGAAAATTGATTAATGTAGGTTCAAGTTAATGTGgtgttttcattatcagtcTTGTTGTAATGAACGTATGAATATACGTATTGCATACGTCTGATAATCCATCATgatatgtaaaattaaattaaaaatgtagttCATACCACATACGACACGTAGTACCACTGATGACCAGTGGGGTCGCTGTGACTTTCGCCTGCCCTTTTAACTCCACCGTCTTCTTTGACTTTGAAACATGGCCGCTTTAATGGAGGCAGCGTAGCATTCAACTGCAGagctttgttatttatttatccaaagAGTTGTGGCGCATAGGTTTGACCGGACATGTCGGATAAAGAGGtggagaaagggaaggagagtCCCCGGGAAAAAGGATACAGGACCCCCGGGCTGAGGGGCGCACAGACCACCACTCTGTTCCGGGCAGTCAACCCTGAACTCTTCATAAAACCTGTAAGATACAGCGACGTTTAAAGTTGTTTCTGCTCGAAATTAGCTCAGCACTTTGTACGTAGTAGACATAACGTTGATTCTGGAGCGTGCTCAAAGAAAAAGCTTAAGTCAGGGTCCACttatctgattctgatttctggCAGAATAAACCGGTCATGGCCTTCGGACTGGTGACGATCACCTTGTGTGTGGGCTACCTGGGCTACCTGCACGCCATGAAAGAAAACGACCAGCAGCTTTATGAGGCCATCgacagtgaaggagagagataCATGAGGAGGAAGACTTCCAAATGGGACTGATGACACTGCCGCCCTAAAACActcggctgtgtgtgtgtgtgtgtgtgtgtgtgtgtgtgtgtgtgttcatgcactgTAAGGACAGAGGGAATTAAAACCTGACTGGATTCAAAGTTTCCTCTAAATGCTTCCATTTAACTGTGTTTTAAGCGCGCCTGCTAAGCTTTGTCCAATCTGTAAATACAACAAGTGTGTAAAACTGTCCATATTATAAACAGATGTGATGTTCAGTGTGATGAGCATTGTGCTTTTTGAATAAAAGTTGTAATTATTTCCAGCCCTCATATGATTCTTAGTAAAACTCCACCCATTTTCCCATTATGGAATCAAAGCTCCAATAAGACATAaaagaacaaagtaaaaaataagaCGTTTCTGGAAAGTAAAATTTAATCAAGTAAAAACTAatagaatgaaaatgaatttgcataaaactaaaaaaagatgAAGTACCACTTGATATCAATGTGTTCTTATGTCAAATTACAAATTAGTTTCTGAAGTCATAAATATGATTGACATCTTCGTAACAATTATTATTGGCGTACATTTGGCCCCAAAGTCTGACAGACTGATGGGAAGAAGAGCAAAATAATGGTTTGATAGTGTTTAAGTGACTTCCTGCCTTAATTAAACCTGACAGACTTCAGCTCCTCGTGGCGGATTTTTCACACGGGAAGCTGAAAGTGAAAGCTTCATCACACGcagacattttatgttttatttaacaacataaataaCTCAAATACAGCTggaaaaatgtgatgtgaccTTCGTACAGTACAAGAGTCAGCTCAGAGGAGAATGTCGCTGTTGCTCCATCATTTGGCTTTCTCATCCtgtagagaaaaataaacagcagtgtgtttcaTGCAGTGTTCGATTTTTTCCCACTAGTCAGGTGGTAGTTGGCTTGTTGTAACTTGAAATTTTTGGGTGCATTTTGAAAGTCGAAGCATAAAAAAATGACCCAAAGTGGAGTTAGTTTACGTGACACTGACAAATCCCTTGCTATCTGCTCAGCTAATGATTAAAGAAAAGTTGGCTCCCTACAGCCATAATTATGCACAAAAaccttttaaactgaaaatatacAGTCTGTTTCcacagtttatttatgtgtatttgagTACCTTGATTACGTTTGCCAGCTCCTGCAGGGTTTGTTCATATCGGGCCTCCATTCCCTTCAGGTTCTCGGGTTTGACGATCTGCTTCTGAATCCCGGGGCTTCCTGCTTCCACCACCATCTGGAGGAAGTTCTTTTCCTGAAcgtgaaaaatgaaaactttttcaTTCACTTACTGTTTAAGCTAATCATATATCTCTCTAGTTATGTATACATGTAGAAGAGTTTCACCTGCACTCCTAGCAGAAAGGTGAAGGCCAGACCTGCTTTTCCTGCTCTTGCTGTTCTTCCAATCCTGAACAAAGAGAGGACAGTCTGAGTCAGAACACAACAGGATGGAGCTGCGCTGTGGAGGATTACCTACAGCCCTgcctttaaacaaaaacatccctTGCAGCTGTGCATGTGATGGACAGCTCACCTGTGAATGTACGCCCTGATGTACTGTGGTGCATCATAATTCACAACACATTTGACCCCGTTGATGTCGA
Encoded here:
- the LOC124070436 gene encoding tubulin alpha-1B chain-like encodes the protein MRECISVHVGQAGVQIGNACWELYCLEHGIQPDGQMPSDKTIGGGDDSFNTFFSETGAGKHVPRAVFVDLEPSVIDEVRTGTYRQLFHPEQLITGKEDAANNYARGHYTIGKELIDQVLDRMRKLADQCTGLQGFLVFHSFGGGTGSGFTSLLMERLSVDYGKKSKLEFSVYPAPQVSTAVVEPYNSILTTHTTLEHSDCAFMVDNEAIYDICRRNLDIERPTYTNLNRLISQIVSSITASLRFDGALNVDLTEFQTNLVPYPRIHFPLATYAPVISAEKAYHEQLTVAEITNACFEPANQMVKCDPRHGKYMACCLLYRGDVVPKDVNAAIATIKTKRTIQFVDWCPTGFKVGINYQPPTVVPGGDLAKVQRAVCMLSNTTAIAEAWARLDHKFDLMYAKRAFVHWYVGEGMEEGEFSEAREDMAALEKDYEEVGVDSVEGEGEEEGEEY
- the smim8 gene encoding small integral membrane protein 8 — protein: MSDKEVEKGKESPREKGYRTPGLRGAQTTTLFRAVNPELFIKPNKPVMAFGLVTITLCVGYLGYLHAMKENDQQLYEAIDSEGERYMRRKTSKWD